From Thermodesulfobium sp. 4217-1:
CAAGAGAATTTCTGGACAAGAATAACCGATTTGAAGACTTTAAAGAACTAAAGCCTGATCTGGATGCAGAATACGTCGATAGACTGGAATTCAAACTTGATGAGATTGAGCCAATGGTCAGCGTCCCCCATTACGTGCACACCGCAAGGAGAGCGAAGAATCTGAAAGATATAAAGCTTAATCAGGTCTTTCTGGGCTCTTGCACGAATGGCAGACTTGAGGATCTGAGGATGGCTGCGAAGATATTGAAGGGAAAGAGCGTCGCAAAGGGCGTAAGGCTGATAGTGGTTCCTGCATCGAAGAAGGTATATCTGGATGCTCTTAAAGAAGGCATTATTGAAACTTTGGTAAACTCTGGAGCGAGCGTAATGGCGCCAGGATGCGGTCCTTGTGTAGGCGTTCATGAAGGGATCCTGGGAGACAACGAAGTAGCTCTTGCCACGTCAAATAGAAATTTCCATGGCAGGATGGGTAATCCTGATTCATATATATATCTTTCTTCGCCTCTTACAGCGGCGGCTTCTGCGATTACAGGATATATTACCGATCCAAGAGAATTTGACATTTAGTTGCCGAGAACAAATTTATTTTAGGAGGATTGAAAATTGGCCATTTCAGGGAGAGTCATAAAAGTTTCAGACAACATATCTACCGACCATATCATTCCAGGAAGATATTTTCATCTAAGATCAGATTTAGAAAAGCTATCTGAACATGCCCTTGAAGACGTAGTAGAAAACTTTCACGAGAAGGCAAAAAGCGGCGTAATACTCGTAGGCGGCAGCAATTTTGGCATAGGTTCCTCAAGGGAACACGCGCCAATAGTGCTAAAAATGAGCGGTGTAAAGGCGGTGGTAGCCAAATCTTTTGCCAGAATATTCTTCAGAAATGCTATCAATATAGGCCTGCCTGTTATCATAGTGGACACAGAAAAGATTTTTGATGGGGATGACATCACGATAGATCTCGAAAAGGGCGTTTTAAGAGAGAAAAGAGACAGCTACCAGCTGAAATTTCCGCCTCTTGATATCAGAATCCAATCAATAATAGATGACGGAGGAATTGTAAATTACATAAAAAAACATGGCGACATTTCGTTTGAGATGTAAATAGTCTAAATCACTTAATATAATAGATATAAAAGTTTTTTTATCGATAGCATAAGATATATCGATATCTTAATAGTATTTTTAGTAATATAATTTAAGATATAATTTATTTATAAGAATACAAAATATTATTTTGTTTGAAAGGGGAAGTTATGTCACAAAGTTCTCATCTAGAACCTGTGGTAAACAGGGCTTTTTGTAAGGGGTGCGGTATATGTATAGAATTTTGTCCAGCCAACATTCTGGAATTCGATGAGCAGAGAAAGTGCAGAGTAACTGATCCCGAAAAATGTATAAAGTGTTATCAGTGCGAGATGAGATGCCCAGATTTTGCTATAGAACTCGTTGAAAAAGGTGAAAAAAAATGAGCGCAAAACTTGTTCAGGGAAACGAGGCAGTTGTTTACGGTGCATTTAAAGCAGGCTTAAAATTTTTTGCAGGATATCCTATTACCCCATCTACAGAGATAGCTGAGATGTGTTCAAGGGATTTGCCAAAGGTCGGCGGGGCTTTTATTCAGATGGAGGATGAGATATCTTCCATAGCTGCCTGTATTGGGGCATCCCTTGCGGGATTTAGATCTATGAGCGCCACCAGCGGACCTGGATTTTCTTTAATGCAGGAAAATATTGGCTACGCGATTATGGCTGAGGTGCCATTGATAATTGTAGATGTTCAGAGAATGGGGCCTAGCACGGGTATAGCTACTGCGCCATCTCAATCTGATTATATGCAAGTAAGGTGGGGGACGCATGGCGATCACCCTATGGTCTCCTTTGCTCCATTTTCCGTTGAAGAGTGCTTTACTGAGGCCATAAGGGCATTTTATTGGTCTGAGAGAATCTCATCGGTGGTAGTGCTGCTCCTTGATGAAGTTGTGGCGCATATGAGAGAGGGCATAGACATTGACAATGTCGAGAATATTCTTGAAGTCCCTGATAGAGGCTCATTTTCAGAGGAAAAAGGGACTTTTCGTCCTTATAAAGTTGATAGAGATAAGGGAGCAAAATTGCCTCCTCTTGGAACAGGCTATAGGTTTAACGTTACAGGCTTGGTCCACGATGAAATGGGCTTTCCTGTGGAAGATCCTGAAAAAACAGGAGATTTGATTAGAAGACTGCACAATAAGATAGACGCAGTTGAAGACGAGATGTCTTCTTATGACGAAAGATACACGGAAGATGCTGACGTGATAGTGATTTCTTATGGTTCTGTTGCCAGATCGAGCCTGCGCGCTGTGAGAGAACTCAGAAAAAATAACGTTAAGGTTGGTTTTTTCAGGCCTATTACAGTATGGCCATTTCCATCGAAGAGAGTTAGGGAATTGTCAAAGAAGGTCAAAAATATAGTTGTGGCAGAGATGAGCATGGGCCAGATGGTGCACGAGGTTGAGAGATCGGTCGGTGATAGCTGCCAAATCACATTGCTTCGAGGCATAAAGGGAGAGCTTATCACCCCTGATGCTATACACAATACTGTAAGTGAGGTGATCTCAAAGTGATAGGAGAGCTTACCAACAAATATCTAAGAATGGACAGGTTGCCTCATATGTGGTGCCCGGGCTGCGGACACGGCATTGCCCTTGGTGCGCTGCTTAGAGCTTTTGATAGGGTGAAGATTGATAAAGATAAGACAGTCATACTCTCTGGCATTGGTTGTGCATCAAGAGCGGTAGGATATTTAGACTTTAGTACCGTTCACACCACTCACGGAAGGGCTCTGGCATTCGCAACGGGACTAAGACTGCTGAGAGATGACGTGAAGGTTATCGTGATAATGGGCGATGGAGATGCCCTGGCTATTGGCGGAAACCACTTCATACACGCCTGCAGAAGAAATATAGATATAACTGCAATTGTTTTAAATAATCAGATTTACGGTATGACGGGCGGGCAGAGCTCACCTACTACTCCTCAGTCCAGGCTGTCTACCACTACGCCATACGGGAACTTTGCAAGGGCATTTGATTTTTGTAATCTTGCAATAGGCGCAGGGGCGACTTATGTAGCCAGAGCTACTGCATACCATGCCTCTCTTATGACAGAGCTTTATGCGAACGCCATAAAGCATCACGGCTTTTCCTTTGTAGAAACCTTTACACAGTGTCCAGTTAATTATGGGAGAAGGAACAAATTCCCTGATCCTGCGTCAATGCTTCAATATATGAAAGACATCTCTGTGCCATTTAAAGTAGCCCAGAATATGGGAAGCGATGAATTGCAAGGAAAGATTGTGATAGGCGAGCTGATAAAAGAAAAAGAAGACGTTGAGCTAAACGAAGTGGTTAGAGAGCGCATAATGAAATTTAGAGGAGGTGCCCAGTGACAAAGGAATTAAGATTTGCTGGAACTGGGGGTCAGGGCCTGATACTTGCAGCTATCATATATGCTGAGGCCGCCCTCTACGATGGACACAGAGTCTTGCAGAGCCAATCGTATGGACCTGAATCAAGAGGGGGAGCGAGTAAGGCAGACTGCATTGTTTCTGATACCGAGATAGATTACCCAAAGGTTTATTTAGCTGACTTTTTGCTTGCTATGTCTCAGAAGGCATTCGATAAGTATAAGGCTGATGTAAAAAAGGGATCGGTAGTGCTGTTTGATTCTACTTACGTGGAAATTCCAGAAAAGGATGAAAACATCATATATTTCAGCGCTCCTATTTCAAAGACAGTTAGAGACAAGATTGGCAAAGAGCTGGCATCAAATATAGCCGCTCTTGGAGCTATTTCAGTGGTGTACCCTTTGGTCGGCGAAGAAATATTGTTAAAAGCTATATTGCATAGAGTGCCAAAGGCTACCACAGAGCTGAACAAAAGTGCTTTCAATGTAGGCAAAAAGTTGGGCAAGGAGATCTTGGAGTCGCAAGGCTCTATAGAATTTGTATTTTAAGGGGTGAATTTATGAGACTTTTTGAATATCAGGCTAAAAGTATATTGGGTCAATTTGTAAACGTTCCAAAAGGCGTACTTGTTGACAAAGAAAATATGAACCAAATGATCCCAAAGCTAAGTCTGCCATGTGTGCTAAAGGCACAGGTGAAGGTTGGAGGCAGAGGAAAGGCTGGGGGAGTCCTAAAAGTAAAGGACTCAAAGGATCTGAAGAGCAATTTTGAAAAGCTCTTTTCTATGGAGATCAAAGGAGAAAAAGTAGAAAAGGTTCTCGTAGAAGAGCTTATAGATATAGAAAGAGAGCTGTATTTCAGCGTAATTTTTTATAGGCCTTCCAGGAGGTTTATGCTCGTTTTTTGTGAAGATGGCGGAGTCGACATAGAACAGCTTGCCGAAACAAAACCTGATGCCATTACTAAGGTAAAGGTTGACCCGATTATAGGCATAAAGGACTTTATGCTAAGGAATCTAATAAAGGATTTTGAGTTATATAGCGTATTAAATAAATTTGTAAAAGAGGCATACAAAATCTTTGTTGAAAAAGATCTTGTAATGCTTGAAATAAATCCGCTCGTCATTACAAAAAATAAAGAAGTGGTGTGCGCGGATGCCAAAGTAGAATTTGACGACAATGCAATGTATAAGCACCCTGAATTTGAGGCCTTCCTTGAAAAGTCCGAAATAGAGGCGAAGAAATTGGGCTTTTCATATGTGTCATTGGATGGAGATATAGGAATTTTAGGAAATGGAGCAGGGTTGGTGCTCGCCACTATCGACTCTGTAACCAGAGCGGGCGGAAAGTGTGCCAATTTCTTGGACATTGGCGGCGGTGCAAAGTCTGAAAGGGTGAAAAGCGCGCTAAAGTTTTTAGTAGAACAAAAGAAATTAAAGGGTATTCTGATAAACGTATTTGGCGGGATTACGAGGGCTGATGAGGTAGCAAAGGGTCTGCTGGAATTCGAAGAAGAGTACAAATTGAATCTTCCAGTAGTAGTCAGGCTTTCTGGGACCAAGGCTGACGAGGGATTAGAGCTGCTTCATGGAAAATATGAGATAGTATCATCTCTAAGAGATGGCGCAAAAAAGATAGTCGACTTGGCTAAATAATAAAAGGTTATTGGAGGTGTAAAATTGAGCATTCTTTTAGATAAAAGAAGTAAGATTCTTGTGCAGGGCATCACGGGGAGAGAGGGTTCTTTTCACGCAGAACAGATGTTAAATTATCCAAGCAGAGTAGTAGCTGGGGTTACTCCGAAAAAGGGAGGAACCTTATTCTTAGATAAAGTGCCAATATATAATTCAGTCGAAGAGGCAGTCAACGAAACCGGTGCAAACGTTAGCGTGATATTTGTGCCGCCCTTTGCCTGTCAGGATGCTATATTTGAGGCTATATTTGCAAAAATAAAGCTGATAATATGTATCACAGAAGGTGTAAGCCTGCACGATATGGCAGACGTGTATAGCTTTTTAAAAACAAAAAAAGATGTAAGACTGATAGGTCCAAATTGTCCTGGGATAATAACACCGGGCGTTTGTAAGGCTGGGATTATGCCTGCGAATGCATTTATGCCAGGTTCTGTAGGGATCATTTCAAGGTCTGGAACTCTTACTTATGAAATTTCACATATGCTTACCTCCAATGGAATTGGCCAATCTACAGTAGTTGGGATAGGCGGAGACCCTATCATAGGCACTACATTTAAAGATGTGCTTATGCTTTTCGAAAGGGACACCCAGACAGAGATGGTGTTTCTCGTTGGAGAGATTGGCGGCACTGACGAAGAAGACGCCTGCGATTTTATCAGAGAGATGACGAAGCCTGTGGTCGCCTTTATCTCTGGCGCAAGCGCTCCTGAGGGCAAGAGAATGGGCCATGCGGGAGCAATTGTTTATGGAAAGATGGGCAGCGTCCAGAGCAAGATAGAGGCCTTCAGATCGGCAGGAGTGCTGGTAGCCGAGAGCATTGACGACCTCTTGAACATTGCAAAGAAAACCCTGGGAGTGGTAAAGACTTCAAAGGGGTCGAAGCAGCACCTATTTGAGTATTATATCTCCCAAATTGAAGGAAGCGACTTTAGCGGCAGATTTTAGCATATTCTTGGTAGGTTTTCACCTATTGGCATATCTAAAAATCTCTTGCCGCCTATCTTTGTATTTAGAATGACTCTTCCTGGCACCTGGGAGCTGGCACGACCTATTATCATGGCATCTTTCCCAAGGGGATGGACTCTTAGCATGTCTAATAAATCTTGCGCAACGTTTGGGGCGCATGCGATGAGCATCTTTCCTTCACAGGTCATAGTAAAGGGATCGAGCCCCAAGGGATCAAGGAGTCCAAATATTTCATCTTTTATTGGAACGTTTGCCTCGTCTATTTCAATGCATATTTTTGAGGATGAGGCAAATTCATTTAGAACCGTAGAGAGACCGCCTCTTGTGGGGTCTCTCATTGCGTGTATATCGTTTTGAAATCTTTCTACTGCTGGCAAAATAAGCTTATCAAGACAGGCGCAATCACTTTCTATATTCGACTTTAGTGGGAATTCTTCTCTAGCCAGCAAAATCGCACAGCCGTGATCGGCAATGGTTCCAGTGATTATAAGAACGTCATCTTCTCTGATGTTTCTTGAATTGATATTTAACTCTGTTTTTTTCTGACCCACTCCTGCTACGCTAAGATATACGCCGTCGCCTTGTCCCTTTGGGACTACCTTAGTATCTCCTGCGACGACCTTTATATTACATTCATCTGCGGCTCTTTTTATTTCATCTGAAAGCTTTTTTACTGTGCTAATTTCCACGCCCTCTTCTATTATCCAGCCAAGTGTCAGGTAAAGGGGTTTGGAGCCCATAGCAATAAGGTCGTTTACCGTTCCGTATATAGCAAGCAGTGATAGATTCCCCCCAGGGAAGAAAATAGGATTTACCAGGTGAACGTCTGTACATAAGGTAAGCTCGTTTTCCTTTCCTGAAAAATCTAAAACTGCCGCATCGTCAAATTTTAATGGCTTTTCAAGATAAACCGAGAAAACATTTTCAATTAATTCTGAAGTGAGCCTGCCTCCCGCTCCATGTGCAAGAGTTATTATATCTGACATTAAATTCCTCCTAATTAAGGTGTATTGTTATGATGAGTATTCTAAGTTTACATTTTTCCATACTTGTAGTGAGCTGCGCACGAGCCTTCACTAGAAACCATACATGGGCCTACTGGCTTTATAGGGGTGCAGGCTTTACCAAAAAGCGGGCACTGATATGGCTCTATCAATCCCTGTAAAACCTCTCCGCATTTGCAGCCTGGGGGATCCACGCTTTTCTTGCTTTTGAGATTAAATTTTGTTTTGGCACAAAATCTTTTATATTCATCCCTGAACCCAAGACCGCTCTCTGGTATGGTTCCCATGCCTCTCCACTCGGCGTCTTCGGCGGCAAACACTTCATTTATGAACTTCAAGGCATTTGGATTTCCTTCATCCCTGACAGCTCTACTGTAGTTGTTTATCACGCTCGGCTGATTGGCCTGTTTCATTTTTAAAAGCTCTAAGATAGCAGACAGTATATCTACCGGTTCAAAGCCAGCAATTACTCCGCCCTTATTAAATTTTCTAAGAACATCTCTATAAGGTTCTATACCTATCACGGTGCTTACGTGACCAGGATAAATAAAGCCGTCAATTTTTGGGTTGGTGGATAAAAGTGCGTTTAGAGCGGGAGGGACAATTTTGTGAAATGAAAGAACGCTGAAATTATCGATATTTTGCTCTTTTGCCTTCTTTACTGTAGCTGCTACTGTGGGCGCTGTGGTTTCAAAACCTATTCCAAGAAATATAACCTGAATTTCTGGATGTTCAGCAGCACATTTTAAGGCATCAAGAGGCCCATAAATAATCTCAATGTGCTTGCCCTCAGACCTTGCCTGGGCTAAATTTGATTTTGAGCCTGGCACCTTGAGCATATCGCCAAAAGTTGTAATACATATATTTGGAATTGAAGCGGCCTCCACTGCAAGATCGCAATCTCCTTGTGATGTCACACAGACAGGACATCCTGGCCCTGAAATGTGCTTTATATTTTTCGGGAGAAGGGATCGAACGCCCGATCTGAGGATACTTACCGTATGGGTTCCGCAGACCTCCATAAATGTATATGGCAAATCATATTCTTTTATCTGTGCAAGTATTTTTTGGGATAATTGCGGTGATTTAAATTCTTCAAGCCAATTCAATGCTTTTTTCCTCGACTAGTTTTGGCTCTGTTTTATCAAAGGAAAGGTCTTCGAGCTCTTTCCACAATTTAAGGGCTTCGAGAGCTGACTCTTCATCAAGGACATCCATAGCAAAACCTGCATGCACCAGGATATAATCACCTACTTTCACCCCTGGCAAAAATGCTGTGCAAGCACGCGTTTCTGTCCCCATATAGTCTGCTGTAGCCATATCATTTTCTATCGACGTAACCTTCATAGGCACTGCTAAACACATAATACCCTCCTATTTATTGCTATACTTGATGATATTTATTTTACTACATATTCACAATATCAAAGAAATTAGACTATATCTGACTTTATTGTATAATTATTAAGATAAATAGCGCAAAGGAGTGTATTATGAAAGCTAATGAGTGGATGGAATTGGAACATAATGTTCATTTTCAAACTTACAAGAGATATCCTGTAGTCTTAGCCAGCGGCGATGGAGTGTACTTAAAAGATATTGAGGACAGGAAATATATGGATTTTATAGGCGGAATATCTGTATGTTCACTTGGACACTCTCATCCAGAGATTGCAGAGGTTCTCCATAAGCAAGCTCATACTTTGATTCATGCGAGCAACCTTTTCTATCATCCAAATCAGATCCTGCTTGCAAAGAAATTGGTAGACCTATCTGGTCTGGGCAAGGTATTTTTCTGTAATTCTGGAGCAGAGGCGAATGAGGGCGCATTGAAACTGGCAAGGGCATATCATTTTTCTAAGGGCAATCCTGACAGAAATAAATTTCTTGCATTTGAAGGAGCATTTCACGGTAGAACTTTTGGAGCTCTTTCTGTAACTGGTCAGAAGAAATATCAAGAACCGTTTAAGCCTCTTGTACCTGGTGTAGTTTTCGGTCCTATGGACGATCTTGATAAGTTCTTAAAGATTTTAGAGAAGGAGAAGAATCTGGCTGCAGTAATAATAGAAACGATGCCTGTAGAGGGTATGGGAGTTTTCGTACTGCCAAAAAAATTCGTGAAAAGAGTCAGAGAAATATGCGATCAAAATGACACCTTGCTGATTTTAGATGAAGTGCAGGCAGGAATGGCCAGAACTGGCAAGATGTTTTGCTATGAGCACTATGACGTTACCCCTGACATAGTCAGCCTTGCAAAGGGATTGGGTACGGGCGTTCCTATTGGAGCGATGCTTGCAAAGGACAGTGTGGCATCTTACTTGAAATTTGGACACCATGCCACTACATTTGGGGGCTCTCCACTAATTTGTTCTGTGGCGCTAAAGGTCTTAGAAATAATGGAAAGAGACAATATAGTAGAGCACGTTAGCAAGCTGGGCAAGTTGGCAGATGACGTTTTCGACAAGTGGATGAAGGAAGGCTTGCTAAAAGATTATAGGGGCATGGGACTTCTTTGGGGGATTGATCCAGTAAAGAAAACTGATGATGTTTTCGCCAAGGCAGTGGAATTGGGCCTTTTCGTAAATATGCTTGGGGCAAATACCTTGAGAATCGCACCTCCTCTAATTATTTCTAATGAAGAGCTTGAAAAGGGCTTAAATATACTGGAGAAAGCTTTAAAGTAAGAAGTAAAAGTTTTTTTCGATGTGAAAATCTAAGCACACCCTCAAAGTTGTTTTGAGGGTGTGTATTTTTTAGTTAGAAAATTTCTGACAAGCGCTTTATGCCTACTTCGATCATATCATTTTGTGCATTGGAGAAGTTCAGCCTCATCGTGCTTTCTCCTCCGCCATTGGCGTAAAAACAAAATCCCGGTACGTATGCTACATTTTTTTCAATAGCCTTGTTAAACAATTCTTTTGTATTATACTTATCCTGCAACTGTACCCAGATAAATAGTCCGCCCTCTGGCTTGGTCCAATCAGATCCTGATGGAAAATATTTTTCAATAGAATCTAACATCAATTTGCATCTCTCTCCGTAAATCTTTTTTATCTTTGGCAGTTGAGTTTCGAGTATGTTGTTCTTGCAAAGCTCATTTACTACCATGTGAATAAATGGACTGGAGCAAAGATCTGCTCCTTGCTTTGCCTCCACTAACTTTATCATTATATTATCTGGTGCTACTATCCAACCAATTCTTACGCCAGGGGATAGGATTTTCGAAAAAGTGCCCAGATATATGACGTTATCGTTTACATCTAACGCTTTTATCGGGCTAAGGCTCTCTCCTGTGTATCTGAGATCGCCGTA
This genomic window contains:
- a CDS encoding 3-isopropylmalate dehydratase, yielding MAISGRVIKVSDNISTDHIIPGRYFHLRSDLEKLSEHALEDVVENFHEKAKSGVILVGGSNFGIGSSREHAPIVLKMSGVKAVVAKSFARIFFRNAINIGLPVIIVDTEKIFDGDDITIDLEKGVLREKRDSYQLKFPPLDIRIQSIIDDGGIVNYIKKHGDISFEM
- a CDS encoding 4Fe-4S binding protein codes for the protein MSQSSHLEPVVNRAFCKGCGICIEFCPANILEFDEQRKCRVTDPEKCIKCYQCEMRCPDFAIELVEKGEKK
- a CDS encoding 2-oxoacid:acceptor oxidoreductase subunit alpha, with amino-acid sequence MSAKLVQGNEAVVYGAFKAGLKFFAGYPITPSTEIAEMCSRDLPKVGGAFIQMEDEISSIAACIGASLAGFRSMSATSGPGFSLMQENIGYAIMAEVPLIIVDVQRMGPSTGIATAPSQSDYMQVRWGTHGDHPMVSFAPFSVEECFTEAIRAFYWSERISSVVVLLLDEVVAHMREGIDIDNVENILEVPDRGSFSEEKGTFRPYKVDRDKGAKLPPLGTGYRFNVTGLVHDEMGFPVEDPEKTGDLIRRLHNKIDAVEDEMSSYDERYTEDADVIVISYGSVARSSLRAVRELRKNNVKVGFFRPITVWPFPSKRVRELSKKVKNIVVAEMSMGQMVHEVERSVGDSCQITLLRGIKGELITPDAIHNTVSEVISK
- a CDS encoding 2-oxoacid:acceptor oxidoreductase family protein, with translation MTKELRFAGTGGQGLILAAIIYAEAALYDGHRVLQSQSYGPESRGGASKADCIVSDTEIDYPKVYLADFLLAMSQKAFDKYKADVKKGSVVLFDSTYVEIPEKDENIIYFSAPISKTVRDKIGKELASNIAALGAISVVYPLVGEEILLKAILHRVPKATTELNKSAFNVGKKLGKEILESQGSIEFVF
- the sucC gene encoding ADP-forming succinate--CoA ligase subunit beta, which encodes MRLFEYQAKSILGQFVNVPKGVLVDKENMNQMIPKLSLPCVLKAQVKVGGRGKAGGVLKVKDSKDLKSNFEKLFSMEIKGEKVEKVLVEELIDIERELYFSVIFYRPSRRFMLVFCEDGGVDIEQLAETKPDAITKVKVDPIIGIKDFMLRNLIKDFELYSVLNKFVKEAYKIFVEKDLVMLEINPLVITKNKEVVCADAKVEFDDNAMYKHPEFEAFLEKSEIEAKKLGFSYVSLDGDIGILGNGAGLVLATIDSVTRAGGKCANFLDIGGGAKSERVKSALKFLVEQKKLKGILINVFGGITRADEVAKGLLEFEEEYKLNLPVVVRLSGTKADEGLELLHGKYEIVSSLRDGAKKIVDLAK
- the sucD gene encoding succinate--CoA ligase subunit alpha, yielding MSILLDKRSKILVQGITGREGSFHAEQMLNYPSRVVAGVTPKKGGTLFLDKVPIYNSVEEAVNETGANVSVIFVPPFACQDAIFEAIFAKIKLIICITEGVSLHDMADVYSFLKTKKDVRLIGPNCPGIITPGVCKAGIMPANAFMPGSVGIISRSGTLTYEISHMLTSNGIGQSTVVGIGGDPIIGTTFKDVLMLFERDTQTEMVFLVGEIGGTDEEDACDFIREMTKPVVAFISGASAPEGKRMGHAGAIVYGKMGSVQSKIEAFRSAGVLVAESIDDLLNIAKKTLGVVKTSKGSKQHLFEYYISQIEGSDFSGRF
- the hypE gene encoding hydrogenase expression/formation protein HypE — translated: MSDIITLAHGAGGRLTSELIENVFSVYLEKPLKFDDAAVLDFSGKENELTLCTDVHLVNPIFFPGGNLSLLAIYGTVNDLIAMGSKPLYLTLGWIIEEGVEISTVKKLSDEIKRAADECNIKVVAGDTKVVPKGQGDGVYLSVAGVGQKKTELNINSRNIREDDVLIITGTIADHGCAILLAREEFPLKSNIESDCACLDKLILPAVERFQNDIHAMRDPTRGGLSTVLNEFASSSKICIEIDEANVPIKDEIFGLLDPLGLDPFTMTCEGKMLIACAPNVAQDLLDMLRVHPLGKDAMIIGRASSQVPGRVILNTKIGGKRFLDMPIGENLPRIC
- the hypD gene encoding hydrogenase formation protein HypD, coding for MNWLEEFKSPQLSQKILAQIKEYDLPYTFMEVCGTHTVSILRSGVRSLLPKNIKHISGPGCPVCVTSQGDCDLAVEAASIPNICITTFGDMLKVPGSKSNLAQARSEGKHIEIIYGPLDALKCAAEHPEIQVIFLGIGFETTAPTVAATVKKAKEQNIDNFSVLSFHKIVPPALNALLSTNPKIDGFIYPGHVSTVIGIEPYRDVLRKFNKGGVIAGFEPVDILSAILELLKMKQANQPSVINNYSRAVRDEGNPNALKFINEVFAAEDAEWRGMGTIPESGLGFRDEYKRFCAKTKFNLKSKKSVDPPGCKCGEVLQGLIEPYQCPLFGKACTPIKPVGPCMVSSEGSCAAHYKYGKM
- a CDS encoding HypC/HybG/HupF family hydrogenase formation chaperone, translating into MCLAVPMKVTSIENDMATADYMGTETRACTAFLPGVKVGDYILVHAGFAMDVLDEESALEALKLWKELEDLSFDKTEPKLVEEKSIELA
- a CDS encoding acetylornithine/succinylornithine family transaminase, with the protein product MKANEWMELEHNVHFQTYKRYPVVLASGDGVYLKDIEDRKYMDFIGGISVCSLGHSHPEIAEVLHKQAHTLIHASNLFYHPNQILLAKKLVDLSGLGKVFFCNSGAEANEGALKLARAYHFSKGNPDRNKFLAFEGAFHGRTFGALSVTGQKKYQEPFKPLVPGVVFGPMDDLDKFLKILEKEKNLAAVIIETMPVEGMGVFVLPKKFVKRVREICDQNDTLLILDEVQAGMARTGKMFCYEHYDVTPDIVSLAKGLGTGVPIGAMLAKDSVASYLKFGHHATTFGGSPLICSVALKVLEIMERDNIVEHVSKLGKLADDVFDKWMKEGLLKDYRGMGLLWGIDPVKKTDDVFAKAVELGLFVNMLGANTLRIAPPLIISNEELEKGLNILEKALK